The Clostridia bacterium DNA segment CTTAACTGTTTCGACCGCTGCAATATCTGTTACAGCGTATATGTTATCTTTTGGACTGTTCACTTTATTATTTGGGCCGCTCTCAGACCGTTTTGGTAAAGTGAAAATTATTAACATCGCTGCTATTGGAACTGCAATCTTTAGTATGTTAGGTTCACTTGCTTTTAATTTACCGTCACTCATTTTTTTTCGCGCAATGAATGGTGCATTTGGCGCAGGTATCTTCCCTGTTACCATGGCACTAGTAGGACAAAGCTTTGATGATAAGAACCGGCACAAAGCACTGGGTAAGGTTATGGGACTCATGTTTCTGGGGGGTGCAACGGCCACTGCGATTGGCGGCGCTTTAGCGTATTTGGGTTCTTGGAGATTAGTATATCTGATTTACGGAATTGGTGAATTCATACTTGCCTTTGTTATGTTTAAATCCCTGAAGAGAGATAAAGCTGTTGTGAATGAACTTAACTTTATTAAAGCGTATAAAGAACCCCTTACAAATCCTCGCTTTATGAGACTTGTCATCACCATATTCTTTGTGGGATTTAGTGTATTTGGAAGTTTCACATACTCTGGGCAGTTATTGCAGGAGATTACAGGTTACAACCTGATGATAGTTGGTTTAATACTATCCTTGTTCGGTATAGGAACTGTAGTTGGTGGCCGTATTGCACCTAAGCTTAAGATTGTTTTAAAACATGGATTTTTGGTTTCGGCAGGTGTTATTGGAGCAATATCACTTTTTGCACTTTCTGCATATAACAACATTTATATTTTGGGACTTAGTTTATTTGGCTTCGGTATTGCCTTTATATTTCTTCAATCTACACTCATATCAACGGCTCAAGAAAAGCTACCAAAAATGCGTGGAACGGCAATGTCCTTAGCCTCCTTTAACATGTTTGTCGGAGGTGCTATCGGAACAAGCTTTAATGGTATCATAATGGAAACGTATGGCACATCTCAAATCTTTCACAATACTTCCTATGTAATATTAACGGTTGGTATTCTTGCAGCATTCTTTGTTTCACGATTCGAAATGCGTAAAAAGCAAGGGATATTACAACATAACGAATGAACAGAGTTCAAAAATGATGGATCATGACGAATCACATCATGAAACTTCTGCTCTATCAAGTGAAAGAATATTTTGGGTAACCTTACACAATGCAATTATCATGATAGCTGAAGTCATTGGCGACTAGTATTGGGCAGCTTATCACTTCGCCTGGTGCGGTTTACATTGGCAAGGCCTCAAGAAAATAAGCGATGGTAATACCATCTATATTGAAACACACATTGCAATAAACAATAGGCTGCTTTCTAAAGTTATATGATCCAATACATCAGTACAACATGAATCACAAAAGGGTACATGCTGAAATTGGTCACTGTATGGACAGCAGGTATTCTTCAGGCAATAAAAGGTTGAAAGGAATTTAGGTTTATGACACTTACTTTGTATATTGCTACGATTATCTTACTGCTAGTTTCTTTTACTAAAAATAAGATGAAAACGAAAAAAGCATTGAAGAAAGCATGGAAGGCTTTTGAAAATATTCTTCCGGAATTCTTAGCGATTATCCTATTAGTGGGTTTACTACTTGCGATAATTAATCCAGAACTCATTTCCAAAATAATCGGACCATCTTCCGGCTGGTTGGGGGTTATCATAGCGGCTATCGTTGGTGCCATAACGCTGATTCCGGGCTTTATTGCCTTTCCTACTGCAGCTCTATTATTAGAAGGTGGCGCTGGCTATATGCAGATCGGTGCCTTTATATCAACTCTTATGATGGTTGGTATTGTGACAATCCCTGTTGAGGTCAAATATTTTGGAAAGAAATTAACCATACAGAGAAATATCCTAGCCTTTATTTTTTCATTTATTGTTGCCATAGTAATTAGTCTGGTGGTGACTTCACTATGATTAAAGTAATAAAAAGATATAGACTCTTCTTACTTCTACTAGGGGCCACTCTCATTTTAACGCTCATAAATCGCCCTTTTGGTACCAAGGCATTAAGTGTTACCGCTTATTCTTTCAAAGAAATGATTTTGGTTATCCCACCAATTTTTATTCTTTTGGGTCTACTAGATATATGGGTGCCCAGGGAAACTATGGTGAAGTACATGGGCGACAAGTCTGGGGCCAGAGGAGTTATATTAGCATTTATTATAGGCTCTGCTGCTGCAGGACCACTTTATGGTGCTTTCCCCGTAGCTGCTGTTTTCATGAAAAAGGGTGTAAAGTTTAGCAATATTCTAATATTTATAGGAGCCTGGTCAACGACTAAGATACCGATGTTTCTTTTTGAAGTCAACTCTCTTGGTTTAACGTTTGCTCTAACTCGATTACTCATTAATATACCTGGCATACTAATGATTGCCTGGATACTATCTAGTATGACAACGAAAGAAACGCTTGAAACTATTTATCGTAATGCAAATAAATTTTGATCAATCTATTCTAGTGTTGAAATTGCCACAAGATAGGCGATGGGTATCCTAAAGAAAGCATTGGAAAGAACCAAGCTGGAGGCTATTATTCAGCTGATGTTGCAAAAAATTAGACTGCACTATTGATTTTCCATTGCTTCTATGATAATTTAATAACCGAAAATATCTGCCACCGGGTAGAAATGCTGTAAGCATTCGTTGCACATCGTTAGGTCTATGAAGATGTGTATGCGGATGTTTATTTTTTTGGGAGGATGAATGAATAAGATTAAATTAAAATTGTATTATTTTTCGAAAGGAGAATTAATTCTGTGGTTTGGATCCGTTTTTGTGATTGCTGTATCCTATTGCCTTTTTGATCGAAACAACCATGTAACACTATTGGCTTCTTTGATTGGTGTTACCTCTTTGATCTTTAATGCGAAAGGGAATCCGATTGGTCAATTTCTCATGGTTATATTCAGTTTGCTTTACGGAATTATATCGTTCAAATTTTCCTATTATGGAGAAATGATTACCTATCTAGGAATGACCATGCCGATGGCAGTGTTCTCCCTGATTTCTTGGTTGAAGAACCCCTACAATGGAAATAGGGCAGAAGTGGAAGTTAATCACTTATCCCAAAGAGAATGGGCTTTTCTAGGGGTTCTTACCATATTTGTTACCCTAGGATTCTATTATATTTTGGAATACTTTCATACGTCATACATTATTCCAAGTACCATATCTGTAACAACGAGTTTTATCGCAGTATATCTTACTTTCAGAAGAAGTCCCTACTATGCTATTGGATATGCTTCCAATGACATTGTGCTTATTGTTTTATGGGTTTTGGCAACGATTCAAGAACTTTCATACCTGTCTGTTGCGGTATGCTTTGTGGCTTTCCTTGTGAATGATATCTATGGATTTATCAATTGGAGCAAGATAGGAAAACGGCAAGCTAAAACTTTAGATAAACAGGAAGAGTGTATGGGTATGTAATTGATGGGGAAAGTGGATTTTAACTTTAGGAAATTCTATTACACTATAATAGAATGTACTCCCGGGAACACTTAGGGCAGCACACATTGCTGATATCGAGTAATTGTCTTGGTTAGCCTTGATGACTTCTACTTTCGTCCTAGTATCAGCGCCACTTGCTTTAAAATATCATTTTCCATCTAGAGCTTTTATTCTCTTTTTTTAACTCAAGGAGCTCGTTTTCAGCCTTACTGCGATTATCTTTTTCCTTGAATGAGCCAAAAAATTGATGCTTATTGACCCAACGGTTTAGGGAAAATGGGCTTAAATCATATTCTTTAATAATTGATGACTTTGATTTTCCGTTCAAATACAGTTGAACTACTTGGTTTTTGAATTCATCGGTGAAATCTCTGCGTGCTCTTTTGTCATCGTGATGTCTTTTCGTTTCATAGGGATTCATTTTACTTGACCTTAAGAAATCTGTCCAACTAAGTGTAGCCTATCCAGTAGACAGTGGGAGAGTTCTATCTTTTTCATCCCAAAGTGTTCGACGCGAACGTTATTTATTTTATTCATTGTATAAAGACCGTTCTAATGGTAGAATTGAAAGTAATAAATGGCATATATTCGAAGATTCAACCTTGCGATTGTATCGATTTTGGGGGTAGTTATAGAACATAATAGAGACTTAGCTCGAAAATGCATAGGGGTGAGTGGTACATTCTTTATGTTCAGCTTCGCTCTTTTATGTGTAAATAAATGGCCATATTTCTAACAAATAAAAAAGAAATAGTTTTAATTATAGTATCATTCAATCGATGGTGGTGACCTAGACACCCCAACCAATTTATCTTGCTGCTTAGTTAGCACTAAAAAAGGACGGGAAAAATGCTTAGTACTTTTATGGTTTCACTAATATTCTTTGCTGTGTGTATTATTGTCCAGACTGTTGGGATATTTACATTTCAAAGCAATCATAAAGCACCAGCCAACAGATTGTTTTTGGCCCTTTCAATCGCGATTATTATTTGGTCGTCTGGCATGGCGTTATCAACCATTGCATCTGATGCAGCAAGGTCAGAAATTTTCCGGCGTTTTTCCGCGATTGGTTGGAGCACATTTTATGCAATCTTGCTTCATTTTATCTTGACGATAACGGGTAAAACTTCTTTGTATAAAAAGAGATGCCTATATTTATGTCTATATTTACCTGCTTTCTTATGTTTGCTAGCTTTTGTTATCCCCAATGGATTCAACCCGTACCCATATAATCTCCAGCAAACAAATTATGGCTGGATAAATGTAGCGCAACATAATGTTTGGGACTGGATGTTTTACGCCTACTATATAGGTTTTACACTAATAGGCCTATTGACGCTATATCGGTGGAATAGAAAAGCCACGGACAGTATCATCAAAAAGAAATCAAGCATAATTCTCTTATCTTTAGTCTCGGCTCTTCTTCTTGGAACAATTACTGATGTCGTCTTAAGCAGCCAGTTTCATGAATTACCTCAGATGGCGCCTGTCATTATGCTGATACCTCTTCTTACTATATATCACGAGCTTCAAAGGAACAGATTTAACATAACAGAAGTTATAGACCATAGAATGAGTTACATAAGTTTATTCATAAGCATTCTTGCATATATAGTTCTTTCCGCCTTGCAAATATTTTTATTAGATAAAAATATTGTAATAGATTCAAAATTTATTAATGCAACGGCAATCAGAGGGCTTGCTGTTCAAATTCAGTTGTTAATATCAATATATCTTGTATTGAAAGAAAACAAATTAGGGTATATCACATCTGTATCAATGAACTCCATCAACCTTATTATTGCAGTTGCAATTATGATTAAATACAATTCAGGCATATCGTTGCCGGGCATCATTTCCAATGTGGGCGTTCTTGTGGTCATAACGCTTCTGAAAAATTACAAAGACAAAATTGCTACCTATATTAAAAAGATTAATACGCAAGTAGTCAAAGAAAAATTCTATTCCAGGATATTTAATCAAGCCCCTGTTGGGATTGCTATAATGAACGGAAAATATCATATGAAAAATGAAGAATTTGAAGATATAAGTATTAACCCGATGTATACAAAAATTCTTGGTCGTACAAAAGAAGAACTGCAAAACGTTACGTGGAGGGATATAACCCATCCGGATGATCTGGATGCTGATTTAGCATACTACAAACAATTAAAGACAGATGAAATCGCACAACACCCCAGAGAAAAACGCTATATTAAACCGGATGGCTCTATTATTTGGGCTAGTATGTCGCTGTCTCAGTTTGCCAGTTTAGGAGAAAATGTAGATAGTCATATCTGCATTATTTCAGATATAACCGAGCGTAAAAGAATTGAAAATAATCTGAAATACAACAATGAGCACGATTTGCTGACGGGACTGTATAATCGCGTTGTGTTGGAAAAAACCTTGAATGAAGATGCCATTATTTCCTCGCCAAATAAGCGGGCATTGGTATGCCTCAATCTGTCTAATATGCACACTTTAAACTTTCGATACGGATTTCGGTATAGCCAAACGATTCTGAAACGAATTACTGATTCTTTAAGGGCCTTCTGCAACGAAAATTACATCCTATTCACTCCATCCGAGTACAGTTTCATTTTTTATGTGAAAGATTATGGAGTGAAAAAAGAACTGGATAATTTTTGTGAAAAAGTATCTGAAATATTAAGGTCATATCTTTATGCCCATGGCATAGGCACTGGTATAGGGATACTGCGAATAGACCAATCAAATGTGCCCGACACGGATACGTTATTGAAAAAACTTATGAATACTAGCGAGATTGCAGCAAAAAATAGTAATAGCACCAATATTATATTCTACAGCCCGGAATTAGATGCCCAGATTGTTCGAGAGAACGATATCGGACAAGAAATAACAGAAATTGTAAGTGGTACAAAGACTGATAGATTGTATTTACAATTTCAGCCAATTTTTGATATTGCTTCCAACCGAGTTACTGAGTTCGAAGCGTTAGCCAGACTTAATAGCGAAAAATATGGCTTAGTTCCTCCCCTTGAGTTTATTTTAATAGCTGAAAAAATGAACTTAATCGTTCCTTTAGGAGAAAAAATTACTCTTTTGGCCCTTCACTTTTTAGACAAACTGAAAGAAAATGGCCACAATACAATCTCCGTTACGATTAATATTTCGATGATTCAGATATTGGATAATGATTTTGCCGATAGGTTGTTGCAGATGGTAAAGGGGATGCATCTGAATCCAGAAAGAATTGGCATTGAACTTACAGAATCAATATTTGCTACAAACAGAGCAGAAATTAACTCAGTGATTAATTTGCTGAGAGCTGCTGGGTTGAAAATACTAATGGATGATTTCGGAACAGGTTACTCCTCGTTTTCCCGTGCAAGGGAACTGAACATTGATTATCTAAAGGTCGATAAAAGCTTTATTGATAAATTGCTGGTTCTGAAGCCAGAAGAGGCGATTACTGGAGATATAATATCCATGGCACACAAACTGAATGATATTGTTATCGCGGAGGGTGTTGAATATGAGAAGCAATTTAGTTATTTACGAGACCACGGCTGTGATAAGATTCAGGGATATTTGATTAGTAAACCACTTGATCAAGATGTGGCCCTAGATTTTTTGGAAAAAGATTGGAGTGTCTTCGAGGTACATTGAAATCCGATTTTTTTATCAACGTACCTATGAAACGGATTAAGTTCTCTACCAAGTCCCCTATGAATACATTTTGATTGGTAGAGCTGCTACCAAAAGCACATTTATTTAATAGCGTGGCGAACACCATTTGAAGCTTGTGGTAATGAATTTGGACCTTGATCTAAAGCCTGTTTTGTCTTTTAGCAAAGTAGATGGACCGACCCTAACGATACGTATTTCAAGTATTTTGAAATGCAGAAGGAGTATAATATGACTCTTCATAAAAAACGAAACAGAACCCTGAGATTAGGTGAATTGATTGCAATCGCAGTGGGTGGTATGGTTGGTGGTGGGATTTTTTCTGTGCTAGGGATATCCGTTGCTATGATTGGAGTTTGGACTCCTCTGGCTATTTTTGTAGGAGGAATAATTGCGCTGTTTGCTGCCTACTCATATGTGCAGCTAGGTGTTTACTATAAGGATGAAGGAGCATCTTTTTCTTTCTTCAAAAAGACGTATACGAACTCACATTTTGCCTCATCCGTCATTGGGTGGCTGGTAATTTTTGGATACATTAGCACCCTTGCGCTTTATGCATATACTTTTTCGTCATACGCAATTAGTGGATCCACATATGCGAGTAATATATGGATACGCAAGATGATTGCGATTGGTATAATTGCCATATTTACTTGTGTTAACGTATGGAGTGTAAAAGGAATGGGAAAGATCGAAGACCTTATTGTCTACACAAAATTAGTAGTCTTGCTAATAATTTCTGTGGTCCTAATACAATCTGGAGCACCTAATTATTCCGAATTTATTCATAACCTATCGATAGATGCAGGCAAGGCAGGCATTTTGGGTCTACTGACTGTTTCTTCTCTTACTTTTGTTGCTTACGAAGGATTTCAACTAGTAAATAATGCCGTGAATGAAATGAAAAACCCAGATAAAAATATTGGTCGTGCGATTTACTATTCTCTTGCAGTGGTGACGGCAATTTACTTGATTATTTCGTTTGGCTCTGTTCTAGCAATACCCGCTAAGGACATTATTCAAAACAAGGAATATGCTTTGGCAGCCGGAGCGGGGAAGGTGCTTGGTAGCCTTGGCTCTGGACTCGTAATATTCGGAGCTTTGCTAGCAACAAGTAGCGCAATAAGTGGTACACTATTTGGCGCTTCACACCAGATGGTGGTTGTTGCAGAAAATGGATATATGCCTAGTGTGCTTGCTAATAAAAGGAAAAATATTCCTGTAAACGGAATTGTAACCATGGCAGCAACTTCGAGCCTATTAATTCTTATTGGGGGTCTAGAATTACTACTAGAATTTGGAAGCATAACGTTCCTTTTCGTTTCATTGCTGATGGCAATTGCCAATTTCAAGATACGAAAGCAAACCAAGTCTTCTCCCCTGATTACGATGATAGCAATTATATTGCTTTCAGTTAGTGGGCTATTGGTATTTTACTATGAAGCTACAAATGCTTTGAATCAAGTGATTTTTATCATTGCTATGTATATCGTTATAATGGGTATTGCATTCCTATATGCAAGAAAAAGAGACCATCGTCGTAAGAGTACGGACCATTGAAAGCTAGGCGAAGAAGAGATTAAAAACGGATAATCTGTAAAACATAGTATGGGCGAGCATACATCTAGGTGGTATGTTAGGTGGAAGGTGAGTCAAAAAAAGTGAAAACTATTTTGATGGAAACTGATTCGGCATAGAGGCGTATAGAGGAAAATGAAGAAATCAATAATTGCATGGATATTCTGGATATATATTGTACTTCTGTTCCTACTTGTAGTAGTGAAATACGATGGGTCTATGGCAAGTATTATTGATAGGATGGACTCATATAAATTAAGCCGCATGAATGGATTGTGGAATCTAAACTTAGTTCCACTAAGAACCATTACGGGACAACTTAAATACATTAGACAAGGGTGGGCCCTAAAGAATATTCTAGGAAACATGATTTTATTTGTTCCATTTGGAATCATATTACCTGCTGCCTATGAAGGATGTAGACAATTCTGGAAAACACTCTCAATCGGCCTTGCTAGCATTGTTGCAATAGAAATATTCCAATTCATAACCCTACTAGGGTCATTTGATGTCGATGATATCATTTTGAATACGATTGGACTAATAATCGGATATTTGATGTTTTTCATATATCACAAATGGACTTCTCAGTTACAATTATGAACATATTTGTAGTTTGCATATTTCAATTCGACTATTAAGTAAGGCAACTATTTTGAACAGCGCATCCACATTGGACAGATTCATAAAACGACAATAGAAGAATGAATTCGGTATTCTACCGGACTCATTTTTTTAGTGTATGCATCAGTTGGGGCGTTTATCATTAAGTGGACACCATGATTAAAGAAAAGGGAAAGCCATCAGCAAACTCCAAATTAGGTATGTGACAAAACGAACCTAAAAGGGAATCAGCTGATGGCTTAACTAGTTTTTCAAGGTACCTTCATAGAATTATTATTCAAATCCAGAGTCGCCAAAGATTCTTTACCTGCGCTGCTTCTCGGGTTCCGTGGTCAACTGCTGGAAATGGCAAAGCCCTTTGTGCAGGATTAAATTATCTTTCCTGAGGGGCTCTTGTTCTATGCTATTGGGAATTAGCCATTATTTTACTTGAACTTTAACCGCTTCATTATCACTATAAAGGAGATTAAAGAGCGCCGCGGGTACATAGGTTCTACCGTCAATCAGTATTGGTGCTACACCAATACTAAAATTCTGTGTGAGCCCAATAGCTTGACTGCTAGCTTTAAAATAACTGTCAGAGCCGATGTAAAGCGTTGTCTTAACCGTGCCATCATCGAGCAGGATGCTTTGGTCTTCGCCTTTCCAATCAGTTTTAAAACCAAGATCTTCTGCGACCAAACACAAGGGAACCATGAGAAGACCATTCTGGTCCATTAGCGATGTACCATCTACTTGTATGGCCTTATCCATAATCGTAACTGTCACAGCATCCTCCACACCCGACATAGGGGTATAGACGGCTCTTACGCCCAGTCCCTCTGCTTGACCTACTAGTACAGAGCTTGTTGCAACTGTTTGTCCCGGATAGCTCAAAGCCACGATGTCATACCAAACAAAGAGTTGTGTTCCTACATGAATATCATCCAGGGTCACATATTGTTTTGTTTTATATGGAGTTAGTGGGTTCTCCTCTGAAAAAGTGACAATCAAATCACCTGCTGTGTTGAGTGCTCGGACTTCTCCATCATTTCTTGAAATGATTTCCCTAACAGTGAAGAATTCAGCATGGCTTTTATCCTCTTCCACCTGGGTGACGATTGCAATTGCATGAGACTGGGGTGGTATACTTCTAGTCATTGCTGGGCTGTAATAAGCAAAGATAGGATCACCAACTTTTAATTCTTTCAAAGAAGCTGGAAGCCCAGTCTGGGAGTCGATTGCCAGAGTTTCTTCCGAAACATTTAGCATAATATCCATGTCATTAACAGTGACAAGTAGTTGGTCATTTTCTAAAGGCGCTTTAACAATGGCATCCCCCTTTAGTTGGCTGGATGCAAGGGATGGGGTGGTGGCATCTTCAGTACTAGACGTTTCCGCAAATGCAGTTATTGGGCTGGAAACAGCTGCTACGGCGATGCTTAAACTGAGGGCCAGTACGAATCCCAAGCTCTTTTTTGGTGCTTTCATAGTAAATTCCTCCAAGTATTGTATTGTTATTGATTTGACGTGCTAGAGTAATAGAAGTTCCGTAATGATGACGGATATTCTAGATTGTATTTTAATTTGAATCTGTATCATGAAAAGCAAGGAAGCCTATACCCGTATGGATGGTAGTAGCCTTGCAAGTTGGGCTTTGTAGCCTCTATGTATATGTCCAGTATATCAAGACTTACGAAGTCGAACAAAAAATAGGACAATACCGAAAAATTCTATGTTTAGTTTGGAAATGGGGTTAGATCTCACTTTGTAAGATAATAATGTGCATGTCAGGGATTGTCTGGGGAGGGAATGGATATGTGATGGCTGAAGTAGTAGAATAGCTATTAGGTAGGACTTGTAAATTGAAGAAGAATGCAATCAGAAAATGTACAAGCAATAAGGAGGAAAATATGAAAAAATTAATGGTACTGCTTCTGGTAGGCTCTATGACCCTGTCTATCACAGCGTGCGGAAAGACACAGAACGAAGGCGAAACAATAGCGTCTTCTCCTGTTGTCACAACGGGACAGACGACAAGCTACGATAAGGACGGAAATATTATCGATCCCGCAGAAGGAGAAGCTGGGTTTGGCCAAGATGCAGAGTATGCTAGTGTAGCATTTTCCTTTACGGATAATGGAAATGGGACGATCAGTGATGCTAACACGGGATTAATGTGGTTCTCCGTTCCGGAGGCAGTAAAGATGACCTATTCTGAAGCGTTGGACTATGTTGAAAATCTAGAGTATGCCGGATACTCAGATTGGAGACTTCCCACACCGAAGGAATTATTTTCTCTCAGCGATTTCTCAGAGGGCTGGCCGTATATAAACACGGATTACTTTACATTTAATGAGAGTGCAGTTGTCACGCCGGAAGGAATTGAGGGCGGACCTCAGGGCAGTGCTCCGCAGGGTGAAGAAGAGAGTATGGAAGGAGAAGAACCGGCACCCCTGCCAGAAGACCCAAGTGATGCTACTGAAAGCACGACCGAAGGACCCTCAGAAAGTGCTTCAAAAGA contains these protein-coding regions:
- a CDS encoding MFS transporter, producing the protein MEKDTYKNKLLLILGFMAFLANGDNYAAAPLIINIAKDLDLTVSTAAISVTAYMLSFGLFTLLFGPLSDRFGKVKIINIAAIGTAIFSMLGSLAFNLPSLIFFRAMNGAFGAGIFPVTMALVGQSFDDKNRHKALGKVMGLMFLGGATATAIGGALAYLGSWRLVYLIYGIGEFILAFVMFKSLKRDKAVVNELNFIKAYKEPLTNPRFMRLVITIFFVGFSVFGSFTYSGQLLQEITGYNLMIVGLILSLFGIGTVVGGRIAPKLKIVLKHGFLVSAGVIGAISLFALSAYNNIYILGLSLFGFGIAFIFLQSTLISTAQEKLPKMRGTAMSLASFNMFVGGAIGTSFNGIIMETYGTSQIFHNTSYVILTVGILAAFFVSRFEMRKKQGILQHNE
- a CDS encoding permease, whose amino-acid sequence is MTLTLYIATIILLLVSFTKNKMKTKKALKKAWKAFENILPEFLAIILLVGLLLAIINPELISKIIGPSSGWLGVIIAAIVGAITLIPGFIAFPTAALLLEGGAGYMQIGAFISTLMMVGIVTIPVEVKYFGKKLTIQRNILAFIFSFIVAIVISLVVTSL
- a CDS encoding permease, with the translated sequence MIKVIKRYRLFLLLLGATLILTLINRPFGTKALSVTAYSFKEMILVIPPIFILLGLLDIWVPRETMVKYMGDKSGARGVILAFIIGSAAAGPLYGAFPVAAVFMKKGVKFSNILIFIGAWSTTKIPMFLFEVNSLGLTFALTRLLINIPGILMIAWILSSMTTKETLETIYRNANKF
- a CDS encoding nicotinamide mononucleotide transporter, with amino-acid sequence MNKIKLKLYYFSKGELILWFGSVFVIAVSYCLFDRNNHVTLLASLIGVTSLIFNAKGNPIGQFLMVIFSLLYGIISFKFSYYGEMITYLGMTMPMAVFSLISWLKNPYNGNRAEVEVNHLSQREWAFLGVLTIFVTLGFYYILEYFHTSYIIPSTISVTTSFIAVYLTFRRSPYYAIGYASNDIVLIVLWVLATIQELSYLSVAVCFVAFLVNDIYGFINWSKIGKRQAKTLDKQEECMGM
- a CDS encoding transposase, giving the protein MNPYETKRHHDDKRARRDFTDEFKNQVVQLYLNGKSKSSIIKEYDLSPFSLNRWVNKHQFFGSFKEKDNRSKAENELLELKKENKSSRWKMIF
- a CDS encoding EAL domain-containing protein; this translates as MLSTFMVSLIFFAVCIIVQTVGIFTFQSNHKAPANRLFLALSIAIIIWSSGMALSTIASDAARSEIFRRFSAIGWSTFYAILLHFILTITGKTSLYKKRCLYLCLYLPAFLCLLAFVIPNGFNPYPYNLQQTNYGWINVAQHNVWDWMFYAYYIGFTLIGLLTLYRWNRKATDSIIKKKSSIILLSLVSALLLGTITDVVLSSQFHELPQMAPVIMLIPLLTIYHELQRNRFNITEVIDHRMSYISLFISILAYIVLSALQIFLLDKNIVIDSKFINATAIRGLAVQIQLLISIYLVLKENKLGYITSVSMNSINLIIAVAIMIKYNSGISLPGIISNVGVLVVITLLKNYKDKIATYIKKINTQVVKEKFYSRIFNQAPVGIAIMNGKYHMKNEEFEDISINPMYTKILGRTKEELQNVTWRDITHPDDLDADLAYYKQLKTDEIAQHPREKRYIKPDGSIIWASMSLSQFASLGENVDSHICIISDITERKRIENNLKYNNEHDLLTGLYNRVVLEKTLNEDAIISSPNKRALVCLNLSNMHTLNFRYGFRYSQTILKRITDSLRAFCNENYILFTPSEYSFIFYVKDYGVKKELDNFCEKVSEILRSYLYAHGIGTGIGILRIDQSNVPDTDTLLKKLMNTSEIAAKNSNSTNIIFYSPELDAQIVRENDIGQEITEIVSGTKTDRLYLQFQPIFDIASNRVTEFEALARLNSEKYGLVPPLEFILIAEKMNLIVPLGEKITLLALHFLDKLKENGHNTISVTINISMIQILDNDFADRLLQMVKGMHLNPERIGIELTESIFATNRAEINSVINLLRAAGLKILMDDFGTGYSSFSRARELNIDYLKVDKSFIDKLLVLKPEEAITGDIISMAHKLNDIVIAEGVEYEKQFSYLRDHGCDKIQGYLISKPLDQDVALDFLEKDWSVFEVH
- a CDS encoding amino acid permease — encoded protein: MTLHKKRNRTLRLGELIAIAVGGMVGGGIFSVLGISVAMIGVWTPLAIFVGGIIALFAAYSYVQLGVYYKDEGASFSFFKKTYTNSHFASSVIGWLVIFGYISTLALYAYTFSSYAISGSTYASNIWIRKMIAIGIIAIFTCVNVWSVKGMGKIEDLIVYTKLVVLLIISVVLIQSGAPNYSEFIHNLSIDAGKAGILGLLTVSSLTFVAYEGFQLVNNAVNEMKNPDKNIGRAIYYSLAVVTAIYLIISFGSVLAIPAKDIIQNKEYALAAGAGKVLGSLGSGLVIFGALLATSSAISGTLFGASHQMVVVAENGYMPSVLANKRKNIPVNGIVTMAATSSLLILIGGLELLLEFGSITFLFVSLLMAIANFKIRKQTKSSPLITMIAIILLSVSGLLVFYYEATNALNQVIFIIAMYIVIMGIAFLYARKRDHRRKSTDH
- a CDS encoding VanZ family protein, whose product is MKKSIIAWIFWIYIVLLFLLVVVKYDGSMASIIDRMDSYKLSRMNGLWNLNLVPLRTITGQLKYIRQGWALKNILGNMILFVPFGIILPAAYEGCRQFWKTLSIGLASIVAIEIFQFITLLGSFDVDDIILNTIGLIIGYLMFFIYHKWTSQLQL
- a CDS encoding copper amine oxidase N-terminal domain-containing protein; the protein is MKAPKKSLGFVLALSLSIAVAAVSSPITAFAETSSTEDATTPSLASSQLKGDAIVKAPLENDQLLVTVNDMDIMLNVSEETLAIDSQTGLPASLKELKVGDPIFAYYSPAMTRSIPPQSHAIAIVTQVEEDKSHAEFFTVREIISRNDGEVRALNTAGDLIVTFSEENPLTPYKTKQYVTLDDIHVGTQLFVWYDIVALSYPGQTVATSSVLVGQAEGLGVRAVYTPMSGVEDAVTVTIMDKAIQVDGTSLMDQNGLLMVPLCLVAEDLGFKTDWKGEDQSILLDDGTVKTTLYIGSDSYFKASSQAIGLTQNFSIGVAPILIDGRTYVPAALFNLLYSDNEAVKVQVK